From the genome of Candidatus Hydrogenedentota bacterium:
AGGTCATCGCCTTGCCGATCCTGGCGCCGATCTACCTCGCTCAGGGCGTCAACCCGGAACAGTTGCACCGGGTCGTCGCGCTGGCCTCGGGCGGCCTCGACTCGCTGCCGCACAACGGCTACGTGGTCACCACCATCCGCGCGATCTGCGGCGAGACCCATCGCGCCGCCTACCCCGCGATCGGCGCGCTCACGGTCATCGTGCCGCTGGCCGGCGTGGCGCTCTGCATCGGGCTGTTCGCGCTGGGACTCTGAGGTAACGCGCGCGGCCGCGCCGGCGCTACCCTGTGGCGATGGGCAACGGAGATCGCGCCATGGGCACCGAGCGCCGCCGCGCCGTCTGGTACTTCGATTTCATCTCGCCGTTCGCGTA
Proteins encoded in this window:
- a CDS encoding GntP family permease — protein: ATAILSWRHLARPGRALSDGAIGALIAIGNTAAVVGFGAVAKAAPAFTMAVDWVTHLPGGGLASAAIAVTLIAAMTGSASGGQVIALPILAPIYLAQGVNPEQLHRVVALASGGLDSLPHNGYVVTTIRAICGETHRAAYPAIGALTVIVPLAGVALCIGLFALGL